The sequence ATAGACAACCATGCAGGGCAGGAAAATAAAGAAGTGGGGAAATCAAATATCGTGGAAGCTATTCCCTTGAACTCAGATGAATTACATGAAACAGTTGAACCAACTACTGATCCAACAGTATCAATGTGGGTTCGAAAAAACATCTTAAAACTGGGGAAGGAATTTAGGATTCATTTTAATGGTTGTGAGAAAATAGCGGAGGAAATGTTGATGAAAATACATGGGAAGAGACAAAACTCAATTGAAGCTGTGAATGCACTGATTTCAATAACTCCCAAAGTGAAAGGGTCAAAGGAACTAAAGAATTTGGAATCTGGAACAAAGTTTTTCAGCTATGGCACAACAAGTGGTGGGGGGGGGGATGCAATATCAATTTTCCTCATGAAGATTAACATTGTTTCTTGGAACGGGAGGGGCCTAAATGACACAAGAAAGAGGTTGATAATCAAAAGTATGCTACACAATTGGAAGACAGATGTTTTTTGCTTTCAAGAAACAAAGTTACAGGGGGATATAAGGGACATGGTAGGGGAACTATGGGCTAATAGATGGATGAAGTATGCACGGCTAGAGGCTAGTGGTACGAGAGGAGGAATCATTCTCTTATGGGATGGTAGATATGGGAGGGGGAAGTATGTGAAATAGGTGCATATTGTATTACTTATAAATTGAAGGGAAAATATATGGATTTCAGTTGGCATATGTCTGGAGTTTATGCTACTCATAGTAGAGTAGAGAGAGAGAATGTGTGGTGGGAACTTGCTTCGGTGAGAGGTCTTTCTTCAGGTCcatggggggtggggggtgatTTTAATACTGTCAGATTTCCCTCAGAAAAAAGGAACTGCTCCAGGTTCACTAAAGCTATGACTGATTTCTCTGATTTTATAGAAGATGTAGACTTAGTAGATCCAGAGCTAGCAGGTGACACTTTTACTTGGAGGAGAGGGGAAAGACACGATTCGGCTGCTAGATTGGACAGATTCTTGATATCTGAACAGTGGGAAACTTCTTTCAGAAACATCAAACAGTCAACTTTGCATAGAGTAACTTCAGATCATAGCCCTTTAATTCTAGAATGTCGGAAAAgtcaaattcatatttcaagttcGAGAATTGGTGGCTGAAAACAGAGAACTTCAAGGAAATGGTGAAGATCTGGTGGGACTCAAGCACTTTTAGGGGAAGGCCTGACTTCATCTTAGCAAGTAAGCTTAAACACTtgaaagaaaaactcaaagaatGGAGCAGAACAAGACAAGGGAACCTGGGACTGCAGAAACAAAGCATTCTCAACCAGCTGGCTGAATTAGAGGGGATCCAAGACCATAGACAATTAACAGATGATGAGGCATACCTGAGAGCAGTGCTGTCAGTAGAATTTGAAGAAAATGCAAAGAGGGAGGAAGTAGCTTGGAGACAAAGATCCAGGGCACTATGGCTTAAAGAGGGGGATAGAAACACAAAGTTCTTTCATAGAACTTCTAATTGCCACAGGAGATACAACAATATTGACAAGTTGTCTGTCGATGGAGTCTGCACAGGGGAACCATCAGTGATTAAGgaagaaatcataaaattctaCAAGACTTTATATGCTGAAACAGAAAGGTGGAGACCCCAATTCAATGCAAGAACTGGTACTATGATAAACGAGGCTGACAATATCATGCTCCAAAGCCAATTCAGTGAGAAAGAAATAAGGGATTGTGTTATGGCATGCGCTAGAGATAAAGCACCAGGTCCTGATGGTTATATTATGGCTTTCTTTAATGCTTGTTGGGATGTACCTTCATAGCATTGATTCCTAAGAAGGTAGGGGCCAGGATCTAAAGGATTTCAGAACTATTAGCTTAATAGGGAGTATTTATAAGATCATCTCAAAGGTTTTTAACTGAAAGGCTCAAGAGAGTGGTCTCCAAATTGGTGGATGCTCAACAAATGGCGTTTATAAAAGGTAGACAAATCATGGATGCAATTCTGATTGCAAATGAATGTGTGGATACTAGAAAGATCAGTAAGGTTCCAGGTATATTATGCAATCTGGATATTGAAAAAGCTTATGACCATCTTCACTGGGGACTGGGGATTTCTCTGGGACACTATGGAAAGCATGGGATTTGGTGAGAAATGGGTCGGGTGGATGAAGTTCTGCATTACATCCGTGAAATTCTCTATATTGATAAATGGTTCCCCGTCTGGTTTTTTCTCGTCTGAGAGAGGATTGAGACAAGGAGATCCCTTATCCCCTTTTCTCTTTATATTGGCTATGGAGGATCTAAATGACATGCTCAGGACAGCTCAAACAAAAGATTGGATAGGAGGTTTCAATCCCAATATGAATGATAGACAAGGTTTGGCCATATCACACCTTCAATATGCGGATGACACCCTAATTTTTTGTGATGCTGAGAGTTCCTAATTAAAGTACTTAAGAGTTATATTGATTCTTTTTGAAGCCATTTCAGGCCTCCAAATTAATTGGGGGAAGAGTTTCATTTACCCAGTAAATGAGGTGCCCAGGATGAGTTTGTTAGCAAATATACTAGGGGGGCAGATAGGGGAGCTTCCCACGGTTTACCTTGGCATGCCTTTGGGGGACAAGAGCAAGTCAAAAGGCATTTGGAACAATGTGCTAGACAAGTGTGAGAAGAAGTTAGTGAATTGGAAAAGTCAATATTTGTCTCTGGGTGGCAGAGTCACACTCATCAATAGTGTGTTGGATGCTTTACCAACATATATGATGTAGATCTTCCCCATGCcaacaaatgagattgaaaggatGGATGCTATTAGGAGGAACTTTTTGTGGCAAGGAAATTGTGACCCAAATAATCATAAAATCCATTTAGCAAAGTGGGATCAAGTAATGCTCAGCAAAAAGGAAGGGGGTTTGGGGATAAGAAATCTGAAACAGCAAAACCAAAGCTTGCTTATGAAATGGTTATGGAGATTTGCCTCACAGGAAGGAACAAGCACTCTGGAAGGAAAGAATAAAAACCAGGTTTGGAATGGAGAACTCATGGACTACAAATAAGGCTACACAACCTTATGGCACTGGGGTATGGAGATCTATTAGGAATCAGTGGACCAACTTTGCCAACAACTGCAAAATAAAGGTGGGAAATGGTAGGAACACTCGATTCTGGGAAGATGTTTGGGTGGGGCAGGAGACTCTGAAAATCAAGTTCCTTGATTTATTCAATTTGAGTttacaaaaaaaatccataatcaGAGAAATGAGAGACAATCAGGGATGAGATCTCAGGTTCAGGAGAAATCTTAATGATTGGGAGGTCAATAGAGTAACGGAATTACTCAACATTCTGGAGCAGCAAAAAGATCTAAACTCATGTGAAGATAGCCAGTTTTGGTTACCAAACAAGCAAGGAAGGTTTACAGTTCGCTCGGCTTACAGGAAATTACAGAGAGCAGGTCCATATGTTGATGGTCGGCCTTGGAAGATGATTTGGAAAGTCAAGGTGCCTTTAAAGGTAGCATGCTTCACCTGGCTTCTAGCCAAACAAGCTGCACTgactaaagacaaccttatgaaAAGAGGTTTCCATATATGTTCTAGGTGTTCTCAATGTAAATGTGAGTTGGAGACAATAAACCATCTTTTTCTACATTGTAAGGAGACTGCTAAGCTGTGGCAGATTTTCATTACTGTAAGAGGCATAAGCTGGACAATGCCAAGGAGTATCAAAGAAGCGCTAGCTTGCTGGAATAGAGATGGAAATCAGTCAGACATAGGGAGAGATGAAAAATTGTCCCAGCATGCATTTGGTGGACTATATGGATAGAGAGGAACCAGAGATGCTTTGAAAACAAGAGTTGCACTATGCAGAAACTGAAAATGAATTGTCTGGTCCTTTTCTTTTTATGGTGTAAACATGAATATCctcaaagatgaagaggacatTCCTAGCATTTTAGACTACTTATGAGATCCTTTAGAAGAATTTTTCTGTAATTTCGGTTGTAAGTTTTACTGGAATGCTTCTGGTGTATTCCTTTGTTTATAATACAAGCtacctttttcaaaaaaaaaaaaaaagatgaacaatAATATTGCTATTAGTAAGAATTATTGGAACCTGTGTCAGAAAAAAGACAAGTGGATACAATGGATCCACACATACTACATAAAGGGTAAAGCAGTTGATAAGGTACATCCTTTCCAAACAGGCAGCTTGGATGATGAGGAAGATATTGAAAGCTAAAAACACTTGAGAAGGCAGGAATGACATAAGCTGATAAAAAGTGTACAATACAAACAGTTAAGAGGGCTACTTCGCAAAGTAAGCGGGATAAGAATAGTATGCAACAATGAAGGTAGTCCTAAGTGGCTATTTCTATTTACCTTGGGTGGCACAGGGCAGGATTTATACAAGAGATAGGTTGTTTAAATAGGGAGTTTCTATTACAAGTTACAACTGTGTGCAGGGGCGGATTGCTTAAGTAAATTCGTGGCCTAAAGTAAAAATCAAACGGAGGCCTTacgtttttaagaaaaaataattatttttataaaatatatttttaaaattaggtaatcgtatttaataattttttttttaattaataatatagtcaatgcattaaaaagtttttactatatcaaactcctaaatttttttatataaaaattttcttttttctataaatagtatttaatatatttcttaaaatttgtaatttattattactaaacaaaaataggACCCTCAAATTTTGAGGGCCTTAGGCAGCCgccttttctcctaaagggttgaGCCGCCCCTGACTGTGTGCTCCCTATGTGATGTAGAGGATGAAACTATAAAGCACCTATTTTTCAAAGGGTGAAGGTGAACATCATTTAAACCTCTCAACTTTGCTTTAAAAATGAAACACCCCTCTCTCAATATTGAATAATAATCACTCTCCCTCCTTTTCTTATATAATGTCTATTTTGCCCTTACCATTTTCAATCttctatttataaaatatttttatattatatatttatttttcataacctagctatttaccatttttatttaagttcattaacattattaataaaataattcttttataaattaatCACAAAAtctaatgttattttttatgatctaaaatttttatattatatatatattaagtatgTATGTAATTATTTATATAGATACATGTTTTAATTATCTCTTATTCTCTAGTGTCTATATAGATAAACGAGTCtcttttcaagtcactaattcacatttcaagtgactacactaaaccattttcaagtcactagtacacatatCAAGcgactacacttgaccattttcaagtaactcgTACACATTTCAAgcgactacacttaaccattttcaagtaactaattgacatttcaagtaactacacttaactatttccaagtaactaattcatatttcaagtcaatacacttaaccattttcaaatcattgattcacatttcaagtggctacactaaaccaatttcaagttactaattcacatttcaagtgactacacttgatcattttcaaatcactagtacacatttcaagtgactacacttaaatACTTTCAAGTctctaattcacttttcaagtaactacacaaccattttcaagtaactaaatcacATTTTAAGTGACTTAATGCTAACCAttatcaagtaactaattcacattcgAAAACACCATATTTAActattttgaagtcactaattcacatttcaactgactcacttaaccattttcaagtgactacacttaaccattttcaagtaactaaatcacatttcaagtgacttaatGCTAACCAttatcaagtaactaattcacattcgAAAACACCATATTTAActattttgaagtcactaattcacatttcaactgactcacttaaccattttcaagtgactacacttaaccattttcaagtaactagttCATATTCTCAAGTTACTAAACaacattttcaaaacacaagttcacattttaaagtaactaattcacatttcaaaacactatatctaaccactttcaagtaactaattcacatttcacattaccaacatcacaattcaatataaaattattaaactttCATTTATACTATAAGTCAAACAATTAAACGAATTTAATAAAGCAAATAAGTAGAGGTGtcgcatgtccctctcacaccatataatcatcacaaccGACAtcacatttcaaaataaaattattaaacttcaatttataatataagtTATACAATTCAACAAATTTAATAAAGCAAATAAGTAGAGGCGTTgcatgtccctctcacaccatataatcatcacaaaacctatggctttcaaagccttctacaaCAAATAATTCCACCTAAACACTATATTTAAAGACttcacaaaaagaaaatagaggaaaatcaACTCACCTTTGTTTGGCCTAAGTCGAAGAGAAACAGACAAGTGGTCACCAGAAAATAGCAAAGTAATCCTTTTTCCGAATTCGGATTCTGTCAAAAAGCAACATCAAATTACTTGCTACTTCATATCAAAAAATAACACCAACCTCTTTAGAAAAacaactacacttaatcattttctagTAACTAATTCACACATCAAGTGACTAATCTCTCTTCTGATTGTAAAATTGACCAAGAGACTGCTAATTGAGGCTCAGATCTGCATTAAGCTCAGGCAAAAAAGAGAGTCCAACAACGCCATGGCTGCAAAAACCACCAGAAAATCTGGGAGCATGCCCCACCATGATACAGGTTGGATAACCTCAAATGCTCAGTTGATCAGCTCAGAAGGGaattaaaaattgacaaaaatcaTCATCGCCTCTTTCAAACCGTCCAATTATACTCACACCCACAGCCTCCACCAGCACCGAATGCTCTGGCAGAAGCAttagaaaaaagagttgaaaggCACAGGCAATTTTCTGATTGTAAGATTGTGTTTTCACCACTAATCTCTCCTCACTGCTGTTCTAAGTTCTGTACTCCTATGTAGTTTGCTTCTGATTAAACAGGTTGGGGTTGGCAAATGAATCCCCACATTCAATTAAGTTCATTGCATATCATCGTcatagtaaataaaataaaagtgcaaaaattaagttaaaatgtAATAATACTACTACTCCTAAATAGAGTAAACTATTCATTTTCAGTAAACAAGAAAAGCTTCTAACATAAGGCTGATTCAAGAAAGTGACTAGATAACTTCAGTGAAGATTTGTGTGTCTCAATTCTCAGCACATACAgacaaaaaatcaaacaaaaagtcATGGATTTAAAGAAGTAATACTCACAAGAAAGCAAGTTGCTACAGTTGTTGGGGATGCGTAATTAGGAAGGGAACTAGCCGAACAAAACAAAAAACTTCGGGTTTTTTATTTTGACCCGACTGATGACAGATTCTTCTATGTGAACCTGATGTTTTGGTAAACAAAAGCTTGAATAActtattttgatattaattttatttaattaataagctaatgatgatagattttgatttcAATTTGTAGCTGAAATATAATTGTGACTTGCTCCTATTTGCACCATGACAAAACTTTTGTTCTTATATTAAAAAAAGTTTGTGTAAAAGTAGTTTCCATGTTATCTATCAAACTAGATACAATAGCCCGTGCAAGCACGGACACAATATAAgtttttctatttattattttatgtgatACAGATAAAATTTTAAGAgtcaatcaaaattttaatatattttttaaaattttatgttgttaatCATTGTGATAGTAAatcaaacttttaatatattgtgttaaacttataaaagaataatagaaatGAGTACTGTGTATTATAACTCGCAACAAACATTTATAGAAAGTTGTGAAGAAAATTGTGGGTATTAGAACTCGCAACAAACATTTATAGAAAGTTGTGAAGAAAACTGTGGGGTCCACGTGAGATATTGTGAGATATTATACAACTTTGAGATATGATTGACATTTACAAAACgaggtttatttatttttttttttttgtcactaAAAATGAATTTATAAACTTTGAGGCTTACAAAAAAGCAAACAATGCACTTTTTTTTCAAATGACAAGAATGCCCTTGGTCGTCCCACTTACTCACTCTTCTATAAACTAGATGGAAGAGCCCGCGCCAGTGCGGGCCCAATAACCCAAGTGAAAATCACACattgatttttatgttaaaaaatgAGAACGTTTTATTGTACGCAAAAATTGTATACATCACAGTAAGCACAAATGAGTTTATCATTAGAAGGTGGTATAACAACAATATTAGTTCGCCACATATATATCTGGAGAGACAACAAAAGGGTGAGAACTATTTTGGATGAGACTTCTAGTGAAGAATTAATGCAGCAAAGTCAGACATTCTTCTTAATTCTTTCAATAACATTAGCAACTTCAATTAAGTGTAATATAGCTGCAGCAGATTCATCTAAAAGCTCCAACAGATTCCTCACAAAGGCGGACTTCAATTACATCTTTGACAACAAAACTCAAATTATCGA comes from Capsicum annuum cultivar UCD-10X-F1 chromosome 2, UCD10Xv1.1, whole genome shotgun sequence and encodes:
- the LOC107858170 gene encoding uncharacterized protein LOC107858170, whose amino-acid sequence is MSEKSNSYFKFENWWLKTENFKEMVKIWWDSSTFRGRPDFILASKLKHLKEKLKEWSRTRQGNLGLQKQSILNQLAELEGIQDHRQLTDDEAYLRAVLSVEFEENAKREEVAWRQRSRALWLKEGDRNTKFFHRTSNCHRRYNNIDKLSVDGVCTGEPSVIKEEIIKFYKTLYAETERWRPQFNARTGTMINEADNIMLQSQFSEKEIRDCVMACARDKAPGPDGYIMAFFNACWDVPS